GCCGATTCTCCATAACACAAGGGCTCTGTCGCCGGCGCGCGGAAGTGCTGGTCAACGCGAAGCCCGGCGAGACGACGCTCGCCCCGGTCCCCGGGGCCCGCGGTCGTGGCAGTCGGCGCCCCTTCCTAAGCCGCCCGGAACGACGAGAAGGGGTCGACGTAGCGCGGCGGGATGGCGTGGTCGAGCCGCCAGGTGATGCTCATCGGCCGGGAGCCGTGATGGCGCACGTACCGTGCGGGGCCGAGGAAGACGAACGGGGCGGTCGTCCCGAGGTCGGTGTCGCGATTCTCGCGGACGAAGAGGAAGGCCCGGTGGCCGTGCGCGGGGCCCTCGCGGTACCGCCTGCCGGTGGGGGAGTCCTCGGGTGTGGTGCTCTGCGACTGCCAGTGGAACTCGGTGGGGCTGACGGCGTAGTCGGCGTAGCGGGTCGAGGACGAGAAGAGCTTCTCGGACTTGTTGATCGTCACGAAGAAGAGGTCCGCGTTCTGGTTGCGGAGGAAGTACACGCCCTTGCCGGCCAGCTTGCGGGGCGCTTCGAGAGTCGAGTCGCCCGTGCCGGCGAGGATCTCGTCGCTCGTATAGGCGTGGTGGAGGAGGAGCGGCCAGGATGGCTCGGGCCGGATCGACGAGCCGTGGGGCCGGGTGGCGGCGACGATCTCGGCGAGCTGCCCGAATTCGCGCGCGAGCTCGGCATTCGCGGCCAGCGCTTCGAGGATTGCCGTGCGAGAACGCGGGCGCGAGTCGTAGTCCCAGAGTAGACCCGCGAGCATCGCGAGGAGCCGGTCGTCGTCCGTGGAGAATGGCCGGCCGTCGTCGGACGCGGCTTTCCAGAGGCGCTGCCAGGTCTCCTGACGGAGGCGGTCGGAGACGTGGAGGAGGCGTTCCATGCGGGCGTTGAGGAGAGCCTCGCCGGTCGGGGCCGGTTCCGCGAGAAAGCCCGCCCTCCGGCGCAGGGCCGTCCAGCCCCCGACCGCCTTCGCGTAGACGTCGTCCACGGGGCGGCGGGACTCGTCGAGGAACTGACGGAGAGTCGTCTCCGCACCGTCGGGGCAGCGGAGGAGGTCGGCTCTGAGGCCCGCGACGTTCGTCGCGAGCGCGCTCCGGAGGTTCTCGAGGACGAGCGACCGTGACACCTTGTCGAGGCGGAGGCTGCAACCGGGTGGAAGGAGCGGGAAGCCTCGCTCGACATCCTCGAGGAGGCGGCGGCGTGTCAGGCCAGTAAGGACCCAGAGCCGTTCCTCGAATCGGAACTCCCGCCGGTGCTGGCCGATGAAGTCGAGGACGAGGACGGACGACTTCCCCGGCGCGAGGCGCAGGCCGCGGCCGAGCTGCTGCTGGAAGAGGAGCGCGCTCTCCGTCGGGCGCAGGAGGAGGAGCGTGTCCACGTCGGGGAGGTCGACGCCCTCGTTGTAGAGGTCGCAAGTGAAGAGGACGTTGACCTCGCGGCTCACGAGGCGGGCCGGGGCCGAGACGCGCACCTCGTCCGGAACGCCGGCGTGGACGGACAGCGCCGGGATACCCGCCTCGTTGAACTTGCGGGCCATGAAGTCGGCGTGGGCCACGCTGACGCAGAACCCGAGGGCCCGGGCCGTGCGCGGATCGCCGTGCTTCTCGCCGAACTCGTTGAGGATGGTCCGGACGCGCAGGTCGTTGCTCGTGTAGAGGTTCGTCAGGCCGTCGACGTCGTATCCCTTGCGGGACCAGCCGACGGCGGTCAGGTCGGTCCCGTCGGCGATGCCGAAGTAGTCGAACGGCGCGAGGAGGCGCTTGTCGAGGGCGTCCCAGAGCCGGATCTCGGCGGCGGGGCGGCCCCCGAACCAGTGGAGGATGTCTCGTCCGTCGGTCCGCTCCGGGGTGGCCGTGAGGCCGAGAAGGACCCGGGGCCGGAGGTTGTCCAGGATGGGCTGGTAGCTGTCGGCCGCGCCGCGGTGGATCTCGTCGACGACGACGTAGTCCCAGTGGTCGGGGCCGTGGCGCGCGAGGAGGCCCCGGGAGTTGAACGACGGGACGCTGGCGAAGAGGTGGTCGATGGAGGCCGGCTCGTTCCCCCCGCCGAGGCGCTCGCCGAAGGACCCGTCGCGCAGAACGTTGCGGAAGGCGAAGCGGGCCTGTTCGAGGATCTCGTCCCGGTGCGCCACGAAGAGAAGGCGGGGCCGTCCGCCGGCGGCCTCGGCGAAGCGCCGGTAGTCGAACGCGGCGACGATGGTCTTGCCGGTCCCGGTCGCGGCGACGACGAGGTTGCGATGGCGGCCGTGCTCTTCCCGCTCGCGTCGGAGGTCTTCGAGGATCTCCTCCTGGAAGGGGTGCGGACGCAGGTCGAAAAAGAACTTTGGAGTCTCGCTGCGATCCGAGGCGGCGCCGAGGGCCTCCCGGAGCCTCTTCTGCCCGGGTGCGTCGTCCGGTTGCAGCCGCTCGAACTCGGCGTTCGCCCAGAGAGTCTCGAACTCCCCTCGGAACTTCTCGATCGTGTCCGGGTCGCTCTTCTCGGAGAGCTTGACCGTCCACTCGAGGCCGTCGCCGAGGGCCGCGGCGGAGAGGTTGGCAGAGCCGACGTAGGCCGTGCTCAGGCCCGTCTCGCGGTGAAAAAGCCACGCCTTGGCGTGGAGGCGCGTGCGTCGCGTGTCGTACGAGATCCTCACCTCGACGCCGGGGAGGCGAGCGAGCGCCTCCAGCGCCGCCGGGTCGGAGGCGCCCATGTAGACCGTCGTCAGGAGCCGGAAGGAGCGGCGGGCGGCGGCGAAGGTCTCGAGCGTCTCGCGCAGCTGCTGCCACCCGCGCCAGGTGACGAAGGCAACGATCGCGTCGACACGGTCGGCCGTCGGGATCTCGGCGATGAGCTCGGCCCCGAACCGGGGGTCCCGCCGGGCTCCCGTGAGGAGGCTCGTCCGCCCGAGGGGCGTGGCGGGCCGGGCCGGGGCGGCGGGCGTGGAATAGACGGCCTCGAGGAGACGGGCGGGGGACTCGAGCGCCTGCTCGAGCGCACCCTCCTCGAGAGCCGAGGTGGTCTTCGCGAAGAGCCGCTCGAGGAGATCGTTGCAGAGAGCGACCCTCTCAGGGCCGGCCTCCTCGCCCCGGATCTCCGCCAAGACCCGCTGGATCTCCCCGC
This portion of the Holophagales bacterium genome encodes:
- a CDS encoding DUF3427 domain-containing protein; the encoded protein is MPDSLRDGVYEDLLTRRLRRAVAALRLRGVSERPVSDDEAPQLLARAVGGEIQRVLAEIRGEEAGPERVALCNDLLERLFAKTTSALEEGALEQALESPARLLEAVYSTPAAPARPATPLGRTSLLTGARRDPRFGAELIAEIPTADRVDAIVAFVTWRGWQQLRETLETFAAARRSFRLLTTVYMGASDPAALEALARLPGVEVRISYDTRRTRLHAKAWLFHRETGLSTAYVGSANLSAAALGDGLEWTVKLSEKSDPDTIEKFRGEFETLWANAEFERLQPDDAPGQKRLREALGAASDRSETPKFFFDLRPHPFQEEILEDLRREREEHGRHRNLVVAATGTGKTIVAAFDYRRFAEAAGGRPRLLFVAHRDEILEQARFAFRNVLRDGSFGERLGGGNEPASIDHLFASVPSFNSRGLLARHGPDHWDYVVVDEIHRGAADSYQPILDNLRPRVLLGLTATPERTDGRDILHWFGGRPAAEIRLWDALDKRLLAPFDYFGIADGTDLTAVGWSRKGYDVDGLTNLYTSNDLRVRTILNEFGEKHGDPRTARALGFCVSVAHADFMARKFNEAGIPALSVHAGVPDEVRVSAPARLVSREVNVLFTCDLYNEGVDLPDVDTLLLLRPTESALLFQQQLGRGLRLAPGKSSVLVLDFIGQHRREFRFEERLWVLTGLTRRRLLEDVERGFPLLPPGCSLRLDKVSRSLVLENLRSALATNVAGLRADLLRCPDGAETTLRQFLDESRRPVDDVYAKAVGGWTALRRRAGFLAEPAPTGEALLNARMERLLHVSDRLRQETWQRLWKAASDDGRPFSTDDDRLLAMLAGLLWDYDSRPRSRTAILEALAANAELAREFGQLAEIVAATRPHGSSIRPEPSWPLLLHHAYTSDEILAGTGDSTLEAPRKLAGKGVYFLRNQNADLFFVTINKSEKLFSSSTRYADYAVSPTEFHWQSQSTTPEDSPTGRRYREGPAHGHRAFLFVRENRDTDLGTTAPFVFLGPARYVRHHGSRPMSITWRLDHAIPPRYVDPFSSFRAA